The following nucleotide sequence is from Komagataeibacter medellinensis NBRC 3288.
TCGGTGGTGGAACGTAATGGCCTGGATTATGCCCGCTATCTCAAGAACGTCTTTGCCGATGACCCTGCCTTCCAGCAGGCGGTGGACAACTGGGCAGATGAGGAAGTGCAGCATGGCGACGCACTGGGTAGGTGGGCCATGCTGGCCGATCCCGCATGGGACTACATGGCGGCGTTTGAGCGCTACCGGCAGTCTTACCGGCTTGAACTGGATGTGGCGGCCTCCATCCGTGGTTCGCGCACGGGGGAACTGATCGCGCGCTGCATGGTGGAAACGGGCACGTCATCCTTTTATACCGCCCTGGGCGATGCCACGGACGAACCGGTGCTCAAGGCGATATGTCGGCAGATCGCCGCCGATGAATACAGGCATTTCAAGCTGTTCTATGATCATATGAATCGCTATCTGCGCCGGGAGCGGCTGGGGGTGTGGCAGCGTGCCCGGATTGCTCTGGGACGGGTTACGGAAAGCGAGGATGACGAACTGGCCTCTGCCTACCACACCACAAACGATCCGGTGGGCCTGCCCTATGACCACCAGCGCTGTATCGCGGCCTATATGTCGCGCGCCCTGCGCTTCTACCAGCCACGGCATGCGGCCAGGGTTACGGGCATGATCCTCAAGACCATAGGCTGGACGCCTCATGGCCGTCTGCATGCGCTGATTGCGCGCGTGCTGTACCGGCTGCTCATGATGCGCCAGCGCCGGTTCGCACGGGTCATGACCACGGTCTGACCGGCATGCCCACGCAATAGCACCCGCAACAACATCAGGAAATGAAGATACACGGCATGATGGTTCAGGATATGAAAACGCGCGGCACCCTCCTTCTGGCAGCAGCGGGCTGCCTTGCGCTGGCGGGCACTGCACGGGCGGATGTGCCGGCAACGGCTGCGGCACCCGGCCCGGCCGGAGCGGATTCATCATCTGATGCCCAGATCAGTGACGCCACGCGCGCGGAGCGGCTCATGGCATCGCAGGTCGGGCTGCGTAACTTCACGGCAGCCGGGTTCCATCCGGGTATGGTGCGCCATATCGTGTTGTTGCGTTTCCTGCCCACCATTACTGACGCGCAGCGTGCCGAGGTAGTGCGCCGATTCATGGCGCTTGGTCTGGTTTCGCGCCGCGAGGACGGCTCTCCCGTGGTATCCGCCATCGAGACCGGCGCGCAGATGAGTGGGGAAGGGGCTGATGAGGGGTTGCAGCAGGCCTTTATCGTGACCTTCCGTTCGGAAGGGGACCGGAATTACTATGTCGGCCGCCCCGTGGTGACCGATCCCGCTTATTTCGACCCGGCGCATGAAGCCTTCAAGAAATTCGCGGCCCCCTACCTCGTCTCGGTAGTCGTGTTCGACTATGCCCTTTCCACCACCCATCCGAGGCGTGACGTGCCGGTCCGTACCGGCGGCACGCAGGTTCCCCGGCAGCAGGGCTGACGGCCGGATATCCCATCAAGGAGTGACCATATCATGACAACCGTGACCCTCGGGCATCTGGACAATACCGTGCAACAGGCCAGCGCTGCCGCCGTGGCCCGTGTGCTGGAGGCATACGATCTGGAGGTTGAATACGTCGCAGCCCCCCGTGACGCGATGGAAGAGCACATGCGCCGGGGCGATGTGGACCTGTTTGTCTCCGCCTGGCTGCCTGATGTCGATGCAGGTTTCGTCGCATCCGGTCTGGGCATGGAATCCTTCGGGCAACTCTACCGCCCCACTTTTGGTTTCTGTATCCCCGAAGCGGCTGCTACCGGCATCACTTCCCTTGCCGAACTGGCTGCCGCTGGCTGCCCCGTGGGGCGTGAGATCGTGGCCCCGGACTCGGTCATCGACCTGGTGCGGCAGGTCGTTGCTGCCTACAATCTGACCGAAGCAGGCTATACCATCGCGACCCGTCCCGATGCACAGGCCAGCGACCACGCGGCCCATGTGCTTGAAAATAGCCTGCCTGAGATCATTCCCGTCTGGCAGCCTTCCTTCGTGCATTACGGACAGCGCGTGATCACGCTGGAAGACCCCAAGGAGGCCTGCGGGCAAGAGCAGGAGGCGCGTATCCTGATCCGCTCCGCCATCCGTCCCGAGATGGATACCGACCTGCTTGATGAACTGGATGAACTGACACTGGGCAACAAGGTTGTCAGCGCGCTGGACCATGCCATGCGCACCGAAGGCATGAGTGCTGAAGATGCAGCCGAGGCGTGGCAGCGTGGCAAGCTGCTGCCACGCTGAGGCCCGGCCATGACCATGCATGAAGACGATGGGCCACCCGCCCCGGACGCGCGTGATGCTGGACTGAAGGCCCAGTACGAACACTACCCCTATCCCGCCCGTGACCCGCGGGAGGAAAAAAGCAGGCTGCTGATCGGCAGCCCCAGCCACCTGCGTGAGATCGACTACTGGGTCTTCGGTGCCACCCGCCCGCAATCCACTGCGCTAAGGGTGCTGGTGGCCGGGTGTGGCACGGGTGATGGCGCGATCATGCTGGCCACGCATATGGCGCGCGCGGGCAGGGGGGGAGAGGTCCTGTGCCTCGACCGCTCATCTGTGGCACTGGGCATCGCGCGAGCACGGGCGGAGGTGCGTGGGTTGACCAACATGCGCTTCGTGCAGGGCGATCTGGCCAACCTTGCCGCCGTTGCGCCGGGTCCGTTCGATTACATCGACTGCTGCGGCGTGCTGCACCACCTGCCCGACCCCGATGCCGGGCTTGCGGCGCTGGAAGGCGTTCTGGCGCCCGGTGGGGGCATGGGGATCATGGTCTATGCCCCCTATGGCCGCACGGGGGTGTACATGCTGCAGGATGCGCTGGAGCGCCTGGCCCCGGTGGCGGATGCGCCAAAACAGCGGCTGGATGTGGCGCGCCGGGTCATGCGTCACCTGCCTGCCACTGCATGGCTGCGACAGAACGGCAATTTTGGAGACCACCTGAGCGGCGGCGAGGCTGGGCTGTATGACCTGCTGCTCAATCCACGTGATCGCGCATATGACATAACCGCCTTCCATGCATTTCTGGAACGCGCGGGGCTTGCGGCGGCCTGCCTGATGGAACCCGCCCGTTACGACCCGGCCCTGCTGTTGCCTGACCCGCGCTTGCGCGAACGTATTGCGGCCCTGCCCGAACGGGTGCGCGAGGCGGTGGCGGAGGACGTGGCAGGCAATATGGCAACCCATGTCGCCTATGTGCGCCGCGCGAGCGAACCCGTTATGCGCGCCGATGCGCGTGCGCCGGATGCCGTGCCCATCATGCGTGAGATACCCGGTATCGAACTGGCCCGCATGATGGGGCCGGATGACCGGCTGCCCTTCGCTTTTGGAACGCTGCAGGTGACGATTGCCCTGCCGCCCCAGGCGCGCGGCATCCTGCCGCTGATTGATGGTGAGCGTACGCTGGCCGATATCGCGGCGATCATGGAAACGCGCGGCCTGTCCGCCAGCCGGTTTGCCCGGGTATGGGACCAGATGTTCACAACGCTGGAATCACTCAACCGGGTGCTGCTGCGCGCCCCCCGCTGACCGCCGTGACGCAGCGGAGGGAGACCGGGCTGCCGGTTGTCATATTCGGTGCGAAACTGCGGCCCGATGGCACGCCCGGCCGCACGGTAAGGTTGCGGGTGGCCGCAGCCCATGCCTTTGGCCTCCGGCAGGGCGGGGTTGTGTATGTGCCTACGGGTGGCCCGTCACGGCCATCAGGCATGACGGAGGCCAGCGTGATGGCCCGCCTGTTGCTTGATGGCGGGGCGGCGGCAGGCAGTGTGCTGGTAGAGGATACGGCCCCCGATACGCTGGCCTCTGTCATCGCCTGCACCCGGCTCCTGCGCGCGCGGGGGTATGGGGGTGTCGTGGCCGTGGCATCCAGCGCCTATCACCTGCCGCGCTGCCTTGTGCTGATGCGAATGATGGGTTGGCGGGTGCAGCGTGTGCCCCCGCCAAAGGTTGCCGCTGCACGCGGATGGCGCAAACGCTGGTTCTGGCGCCTGCGTGAGGGAGCGGCCCTACCGTGGGATATGCTGCTGCTGGCCATATGGCGGCTGCGCTACGGGCGCGGTGGTTTCGCGCCATGATGATTGACACTGACAGCCCAACCCCGCATCACGCGGGGATATTTAAAGACAACATGAGTGTGGATGGAAGACATGCCTGTGCAAGCCTTTGTTTTTCCCGGTCAGGGAAGCCAGTCAGTTGGAATGGGCCGCGATCTGGCCGAAGCCTTTGCCCCCGCGCGTGAAGTGTTTCAGGAAGTCGATGATGCACTGGAGCAACATCTCTCCACGCTCATGTTCGAAGGGCCGATGGAGGACCTGACTCGCACCGATAACGCCCAGCCAGCGCTGATGGCCGTCTCGCTGGCCGTGCTGCGGGTGCTGGAGCGTGAGGGCGGACTTGACCTGAAGCGCGACGTGGCGTTGGTGGCCGGGCACTCGCTGGGTGAATACTCCGCCCTTGCGGCAGCCGGTGCGCTGGGCATTGCCCAGACCGCGCGCCTGCTGCGTCTGCGTGGCAATGCCATGCAGAAGGCCGTTCCCCCCGGCGAGGGCGGCATGGCGGCGTTAATCGGCGCCGATATGGACATGGAACGCGCGGCCAGCCTGTGCGCTGAAGCCGCGACCTTTACTGACGAGACCGGTAAAACCTGCAAGGAAGTGCTGGAAGTCGCTAACGACAATGGCGGTGGCCAGGTGGTCGTGGCGGGGCAGATGGCGGCGATTGACCGCGTGATCGCCCTCGCCAAGGCGCAGGGTGTCAAGCGTGCGCTCAAGCTGCCGGTCTCGGCGCCTTTCCACTGCTCCATGATGGCGTCGGCAGCGGACGCCATGCGCGCGGCGCTAGCCGATACGGACATTGCGCCCCCCGTCGTGCCCGTGGTGGCGAACGTGACGGCGGCCAAGGTATCTGACCCCGCCACCATTCGTGATCTGCTGGTCCGGCAGGTCACCGGTACCGTGCGCTGGCGCGAAAGTGTCGATGCCATGGTGGCCATGGGAGCCGACAGCTTTGTCGAGATCGGGTCGGGCAAGGTGCTGGCAGGGCTGGTGCGTCGCATCAATGGCGACGTGGCCACCCGTTCGGTCGGCACGCCCGCCGATATCGAGGCCTATCTGGCTGCACGCTGACAATATGCCCATGCTCCGTAGCGGACGGGTCACGGAGTGTATCTGGTTTATGAATACCGAAGGGAACGGACAGCTCATGTTCAGGCTGGATGGAAAAGTGGCGCTGGTAACCGGCGCATCGGGTGGAATCGGGCGCGAGATCGCTCGCGCGCTGCATGCGCAGGGAGCCAGTGTCGTGCTGTCGGGTACCCGACAGGGTGTGCTGGAGGACGTGGCGGCCGAAATTGGCGCACAGGATGGGGCTGGGCGGGTGCATGTGTGTGCGGCCGACCTGTCAGACCCAGCGGCGGCCGATGCGCTGGTCGCCAGTGCCGAGGAAAAGGCGGGTGCCCCACTGGCCATTCTGGTCAACAACGCGGGCCTGACACGCGACACGCTTGCGATTCGCATGAAGGATGAGGACTGGAGCCGCGTGCTGGACGTGGACCTTGCCGCCCCCTTCCGTCTGTGCCGCGCTGCACTGAAGGGCATGTTGCGCCGCAGGGCGGGGCGGATTGTCAACATCGCCTCAGTTGTGGGGGTTACGGGCAATGCGGGGCAGGCCAATTATGCCGCCGCCAAGGCCGGTATGATTGGCATGGGCAAGTCGCTGGCGCAGGAAGCAGGCAGTCGGGGTGTTACCGTGAATACCGTGGCGCCGGGCTTTGTCCAGACCGCCATGACCGATGTACTGCCAGATGCGCAGAAGGAAAAGCTGGTGGGCGCCATCCCGCTGGGCCGCATGGGCCAGCCGCAGGATATCGCACCCGCCGTGGTGTATCTTGCATCGGACGAGGCAGGATGGATTACGGGTACTACAATTCATGTCAATGGTGGCATGGCGATGCCCTGACAGATGTGGTATCCTGCCGCCCAGCAGACTTGCAAATAACGGAAAAGAGGGGGGTCTGTGGCCCCCGGCTGTCCCTTGATTGCAGGCCGCGCGGACAGGAAATGCAATCGCTGCCTTGGCGATCACATCAAAACCGTGCTAATCGCCCGCAGCTTCGTCCGAAGCGGGCCGGTATGCAATGCCGGTTTGCAGGGACGTTACAGGACGAACACGTTTCGAACCGCCCGTTTCTTTCAGGGGCAGACAGGAAGCAGAGACAGATGAGCGAAATCGCTGATAAGGTTAAGAAGATCGTAGTCGAGCACCTCGGTGTGGACGAAAGCAAGGTCACCCCCGATGCATCGTTCATCGACGATCTGGGTGCGGACAGCCTCGATACGGTTGAGCTGGTTATGGCTTTCGAAGAAGCGTTCAGCGTCGAGATCCCCGAAGATGCAGCTGAAAAGATCACGACCGTGAAGGACGCGATCGACTACATCGAGAAGCAGAAGGCTGCCTGATCGGTCTTTTATCCGATCATGTTTTTACGAATTCAGTCAGGTATCGTTACTTTCAGGAGCAGGGCGGGTTGATGCAGTCTACCGGATTGACATCTGGACAGCGGCGCGTTGTCGTGACCGGTATGGGTATTGTCAGCCCTCTCGGACTGGGTGTGGAGCGTAACTGGTCACGCCTTGTGGCCGGTGAAAACGGCTTTGGCCGTATTGCCTCGTTCGACGCGTCCGACCTGCCGGCACAGGTTGCAGGTGAAGTGCCTGCAGGGCCGACGGAAAGTGGCGGCCTGACTCTTTCGGACTGGATACCGGTCAAGGACCAGAAAAAGATGGACCGCTTCATCCATCTTGGTCTTGTGGCCGCGACCGAAGCGGTCGAGGATTCCGGCTGGAAGCCGGAATCGGAGGAAGATCGCTGCCGCACCGGTGTGATGATCGGTGCCGGTATCGGTGGCCTCCAGACCATCTACGAGGCATCGGTCACGGTAAAGGAAGGACGTGCGCGCAGGCTTTCGCCCTTCTTCATCCCGTCCGCCCTGATCAACCTGGTCTCGGGCCATGTCTCGATCAAATACGGATTCAAGGGGCCAAACCACTCGGTCGTCACGGCGTGCGCCACCGGCGTACATGCGATTGGCGATGCCGCCCGCATGATCATGCTGGGTGATGCCGACGTGATGGTGGCCGGTGGGGCAGAAGCTGCGGTGTGCCCATTGGGCATTGCGGGCTTCTGCTCGGCCAAGGCGCTGTCCACCCATTTCAACGACACGCCTGAAAAGGCATCCCGCCCATGGGACCGCGACCGTGATGGTTTTGTGATGGGTGAGGGGGCCGGTATTGTCGTGCTGGAAGAATACGAGCATGCCAAGGCACGTGGTGCCAAGATCTATGCCGAGGTGATAGGCTATGGCATGTCGGGCGATGCACATCATATCACGGCACCGGCAGCAGGGCATGAAGGTGCATTCCGCGCCATGCAGAATGCCGTGCGCAGCGCGGGCCTGACTACGGCGGACATCCAGTACGTCAACGCTCATGGCACCTCCACCATGGCCGATGACCTGGAACTGGAAGCTGTAGAACGCCTGTTCGGCGACGATGCGCGCAAGCTGGCCATGTCCTCCACCAAATCGGCCACGGGACATCTGCTTGGGGCGGCAGGGGCGGTGGAGGCGATCTACTCCATCCTTGCCATTCGTGATAACGTGGCACCGCCCACGCTCAATCTGGACAATCCATCGCGTGAGAGCGTGATCGACCGGGTGGCGCATACGGCGCAAGAGCGCAAGATCGACACGATCCTGTCCAACAGCTTCGGCTTTGGCGGGACCAATGCCAGCGTGATCCTGCGCGGCGTATGAGACCGGGGCGCCTGCGGGCGCCCTTTCCATTTCCAGTAAAAAGAATGGGGAGACGGCGTGCGCAGGGTTCTGGCGGCACTGGGGGGGGCATTCCTGCTGCTTGTCCTGTCAGGTCTAGGCATCGGTTTTCTGGGCCTGAAGCATTACGATGCGCCCGGCCCATTGACCGAAGGGCGCGCGGTTGTCATCCCGCATGGGGGAACGACACAGGTAATGGCCACGCTGCAGGATGCGGGCGTGCTGGAGCGTGACTGGTCCACGCAAAAAGTATTCGATGTCGCAACCGCCCTGACACGGGTGGATGGTGCGTTCCATGCAGCGGAATTGGTATTTCCCGCTCACGGGTCCATCCATCAGGTTCTGCTGGTATTACGCCATGGCAAGCCGGTCATACACAGGTTGACCATCCCTGAAGGTCTGTCTTCCATCCAGATCGCGGCCCTGCTGGAACAGGCGCCCTATATGGACGGTACGTTTCCCTTCCCCGATGAGGGGTCAGTCATGCCGTTGACTTATGATTACGAATGGGGGATGCCGCGCGCGCAAATGCTGGCGCGCATGCAGCATGCCATGGATCGTGCCCTGGACCATGCATGGGAAGGGCGCGTGGCTGATCCCGCTATCCTGAACCGTCATGACCTGCTGGTGCTGGCCTCCATGATCGAGCGTGAGACAGGCAGCGCGGATGAACGGCCGATGGTGGCGCGCGTATTCCTCAACCGCCTGCATCAGGGTATGCGACTACAGTCCGACCCGACCGTGGTATATGGCCTGAACCATGGGGTGGGACCGCTGGGGCATGCGCTGTCTCACGCCGACCTTCTGCAGCCGACACCCTATAACACCTATATCATCCTTGGCCTGCCGCCCGGTCCGATCTGCTCGCCGGGTATGGCAGCGCTTGAGGCCGCTGCCCACCCGGCGCAGGGGGACCAGCTTTATTTTGTGGCCAATGGCCATGGTGGCCATAATTTTGCGACCACGCTGGGTGACCATAACCATAATGTCTCGGCCTTCAGGGCCGCGAAGCGGGCACAGTCTTCTGTCGCGCAATAGGGACCGTGACTGCCTCTGCGCATAATGATGCGCTCTTACTGGGCCGGCAGGTTCTGACTGCTGACTGACCCGGACGGTGCCGTAGCCATGGGCTGCTGGAAGGCCGGGCTGGCCTGTGTGGTGGTGGCCGGACCGTTCTTGTCAGCTTTACTCTGGGCGGTGGTCAGCACTTCGCTCAGGGCAGAACGCAGGGGGTCCGCACCGGAATTGTTGACCCGCATGGACACCAC
It contains:
- a CDS encoding acyl-ACP desaturase; the protein is MKHWRIEQMNWERFDPQRVDPDTVPLVKAASVVERNGLDYARYLKNVFADDPAFQQAVDNWADEEVQHGDALGRWAMLADPAWDYMAAFERYRQSYRLELDVAASIRGSRTGELIARCMVETGTSSFYTALGDATDEPVLKAICRQIAADEYRHFKLFYDHMNRYLRRERLGVWQRARIALGRVTESEDDELASAYHTTNDPVGLPYDHQRCIAAYMSRALRFYQPRHAARVTGMILKTIGWTPHGRLHALIARVLYRLLMMRQRRFARVMTTV
- a CDS encoding Dabb family protein, with protein sequence MMVQDMKTRGTLLLAAAGCLALAGTARADVPATAAAPGPAGADSSSDAQISDATRAERLMASQVGLRNFTAAGFHPGMVRHIVLLRFLPTITDAQRAEVVRRFMALGLVSRREDGSPVVSAIETGAQMSGEGADEGLQQAFIVTFRSEGDRNYYVGRPVVTDPAYFDPAHEAFKKFAAPYLVSVVVFDYALSTTHPRRDVPVRTGGTQVPRQQG
- a CDS encoding glycine betaine ABC transporter substrate-binding protein, which codes for MTTVTLGHLDNTVQQASAAAVARVLEAYDLEVEYVAAPRDAMEEHMRRGDVDLFVSAWLPDVDAGFVASGLGMESFGQLYRPTFGFCIPEAAATGITSLAELAAAGCPVGREIVAPDSVIDLVRQVVAAYNLTEAGYTIATRPDAQASDHAAHVLENSLPEIIPVWQPSFVHYGQRVITLEDPKEACGQEQEARILIRSAIRPEMDTDLLDELDELTLGNKVVSALDHAMRTEGMSAEDAAEAWQRGKLLPR
- a CDS encoding class I SAM-dependent methyltransferase, whose product is MTMHEDDGPPAPDARDAGLKAQYEHYPYPARDPREEKSRLLIGSPSHLREIDYWVFGATRPQSTALRVLVAGCGTGDGAIMLATHMARAGRGGEVLCLDRSSVALGIARARAEVRGLTNMRFVQGDLANLAAVAPGPFDYIDCCGVLHHLPDPDAGLAALEGVLAPGGGMGIMVYAPYGRTGVYMLQDALERLAPVADAPKQRLDVARRVMRHLPATAWLRQNGNFGDHLSGGEAGLYDLLLNPRDRAYDITAFHAFLERAGLAAACLMEPARYDPALLLPDPRLRERIAALPERVREAVAEDVAGNMATHVAYVRRASEPVMRADARAPDAVPIMREIPGIELARMMGPDDRLPFAFGTLQVTIALPPQARGILPLIDGERTLADIAAIMETRGLSASRFARVWDQMFTTLESLNRVLLRAPR
- a CDS encoding YdcF family protein encodes the protein MTQRRETGLPVVIFGAKLRPDGTPGRTVRLRVAAAHAFGLRQGGVVYVPTGGPSRPSGMTEASVMARLLLDGGAAAGSVLVEDTAPDTLASVIACTRLLRARGYGGVVAVASSAYHLPRCLVLMRMMGWRVQRVPPPKVAAARGWRKRWFWRLREGAALPWDMLLLAIWRLRYGRGGFAP
- the fabD gene encoding ACP S-malonyltransferase, with the protein product MEDMPVQAFVFPGQGSQSVGMGRDLAEAFAPAREVFQEVDDALEQHLSTLMFEGPMEDLTRTDNAQPALMAVSLAVLRVLEREGGLDLKRDVALVAGHSLGEYSALAAAGALGIAQTARLLRLRGNAMQKAVPPGEGGMAALIGADMDMERAASLCAEAATFTDETGKTCKEVLEVANDNGGGQVVVAGQMAAIDRVIALAKAQGVKRALKLPVSAPFHCSMMASAADAMRAALADTDIAPPVVPVVANVTAAKVSDPATIRDLLVRQVTGTVRWRESVDAMVAMGADSFVEIGSGKVLAGLVRRINGDVATRSVGTPADIEAYLAAR
- the fabG gene encoding 3-oxoacyl-[acyl-carrier-protein] reductase codes for the protein MFRLDGKVALVTGASGGIGREIARALHAQGASVVLSGTRQGVLEDVAAEIGAQDGAGRVHVCAADLSDPAAADALVASAEEKAGAPLAILVNNAGLTRDTLAIRMKDEDWSRVLDVDLAAPFRLCRAALKGMLRRRAGRIVNIASVVGVTGNAGQANYAAAKAGMIGMGKSLAQEAGSRGVTVNTVAPGFVQTAMTDVLPDAQKEKLVGAIPLGRMGQPQDIAPAVVYLASDEAGWITGTTIHVNGGMAMP
- a CDS encoding acyl carrier protein; translation: MSEIADKVKKIVVEHLGVDESKVTPDASFIDDLGADSLDTVELVMAFEEAFSVEIPEDAAEKITTVKDAIDYIEKQKAA
- the fabF gene encoding beta-ketoacyl-ACP synthase II, whose amino-acid sequence is MQSTGLTSGQRRVVVTGMGIVSPLGLGVERNWSRLVAGENGFGRIASFDASDLPAQVAGEVPAGPTESGGLTLSDWIPVKDQKKMDRFIHLGLVAATEAVEDSGWKPESEEDRCRTGVMIGAGIGGLQTIYEASVTVKEGRARRLSPFFIPSALINLVSGHVSIKYGFKGPNHSVVTACATGVHAIGDAARMIMLGDADVMVAGGAEAAVCPLGIAGFCSAKALSTHFNDTPEKASRPWDRDRDGFVMGEGAGIVVLEEYEHAKARGAKIYAEVIGYGMSGDAHHITAPAAGHEGAFRAMQNAVRSAGLTTADIQYVNAHGTSTMADDLELEAVERLFGDDARKLAMSSTKSATGHLLGAAGAVEAIYSILAIRDNVAPPTLNLDNPSRESVIDRVAHTAQERKIDTILSNSFGFGGTNASVILRGV
- the mltG gene encoding endolytic transglycosylase MltG, which codes for MRRVLAALGGAFLLLVLSGLGIGFLGLKHYDAPGPLTEGRAVVIPHGGTTQVMATLQDAGVLERDWSTQKVFDVATALTRVDGAFHAAELVFPAHGSIHQVLLVLRHGKPVIHRLTIPEGLSSIQIAALLEQAPYMDGTFPFPDEGSVMPLTYDYEWGMPRAQMLARMQHAMDRALDHAWEGRVADPAILNRHDLLVLASMIERETGSADERPMVARVFLNRLHQGMRLQSDPTVVYGLNHGVGPLGHALSHADLLQPTPYNTYIILGLPPGPICSPGMAALEAAAHPAQGDQLYFVANGHGGHNFATTLGDHNHNVSAFRAAKRAQSSVAQ